A genome region from Halorussus pelagicus includes the following:
- a CDS encoding AAA domain-containing protein encodes MNVRGEVVEVTDVRTVSTQYGERDLAEVTVREDAGHGASAGKGDRKQVTLWGKWTESADLLEPGMELLVTEVEESEYQGETTYSTGKNSYVVVEPSFLVDVTDVRSWVQCPRMYYLNKLSGVPLAYPVVKGTIVHEVFGDLLRGRDLDESIDERVEEAGLELGLLGRERDEVAEEVRQNAAAIEGWLAQGALTEEDNWRSEQTLISEQFGIKGRADALRRGMPVELKTGKNLKRDPRFQDKIQAACYALLLREKGVPADTGTLLYTKNSALDRTEEDGDLSPAKEFSIGDGLLDFVVRTRNEIAAMEYDAVAPRADNAEGDPGVPTGYEADATCEYCFEQDTCMVVSGRLDQESKAGQIGTAIPEEERDYFDRVYRLIEEERRATHAEYAKLWQQTAEERADDDRALIGLDPVGRRQLDGGRWEMRAERAGGTVSKIREGDVVLASDGDPVNGHAELARVERLDEEVVVTADEAVELRRLDVYPSELSADRMLTALHDALLKGDPRRKDVLFGREDPEFSDERETYIDNNEAQNDAVNLAVNAEDFALVHGPPGTGKTYTIARTIRALTERGNRVLLSAFTNRAVDNALEALREQGFEDIVRVGTESGVREDMQDLRLEKAGDPGERVAELREASVVAATTATCGSRIMREQSFDVALVDEASQLTEPATLAAVNLADRFVLVGDHEQLPPVVRTDSESVASNEASGEERSDDPRVTDLSTSLFERLIDQSPEAGVMLDRQYRMAQRIQAFSSREFYDGELRPASGEVAAQQLADLPHVAETDLPDELRSRGGVSFVDPDGRTEGNTNPVEADRVAEIVADFLDAGVEPAEVGVIAPFRAQVAEIGRRVPDAVTVDTVDRFQGSSKEVIVVSFVATETLDSPIFEDHRRVNVALTRAKKSLVLVGDESALRTDDRYARMVEWAQ; translated from the coding sequence GTGAACGTTCGGGGAGAAGTCGTCGAAGTCACAGACGTTCGAACCGTCAGCACGCAGTACGGCGAGCGCGACCTCGCGGAGGTTACGGTCCGCGAGGACGCCGGGCACGGAGCGTCGGCGGGGAAGGGAGACCGCAAGCAGGTCACGCTCTGGGGCAAGTGGACCGAGAGCGCCGACCTCCTCGAACCGGGAATGGAACTGCTCGTCACCGAGGTCGAAGAGAGCGAGTATCAGGGCGAGACGACCTATTCGACGGGAAAAAACTCCTACGTCGTGGTGGAACCCTCGTTCCTCGTGGACGTGACCGACGTTCGGTCGTGGGTCCAGTGTCCGCGGATGTACTACCTGAACAAACTCTCGGGGGTTCCGCTCGCGTACCCCGTGGTCAAAGGGACCATCGTCCACGAGGTGTTCGGAGACCTGCTCCGAGGCCGCGATTTGGACGAGTCCATCGACGAGCGCGTCGAGGAGGCCGGACTAGAACTCGGCCTGCTCGGCCGCGAGCGCGACGAAGTCGCCGAGGAGGTCCGCCAGAACGCCGCCGCAATCGAAGGCTGGCTAGCCCAAGGTGCCCTAACCGAAGAAGACAACTGGCGGAGCGAGCAGACGCTCATCAGCGAGCAGTTCGGCATCAAGGGTCGGGCCGACGCGCTCCGGCGCGGGATGCCCGTCGAATTAAAGACCGGCAAGAACCTCAAGCGCGACCCCCGGTTTCAGGACAAGATTCAGGCGGCGTGTTACGCCCTGCTCCTCCGGGAGAAGGGCGTCCCCGCCGACACCGGGACCCTGCTCTACACGAAGAACTCGGCACTCGACCGCACCGAGGAAGACGGCGACCTCTCGCCCGCCAAGGAGTTCTCTATCGGCGACGGCTTGCTGGATTTCGTCGTGCGCACGCGCAACGAAATCGCGGCGATGGAGTACGACGCCGTCGCGCCGAGGGCCGACAACGCTGAGGGTGACCCCGGCGTCCCCACTGGCTACGAGGCCGACGCGACCTGCGAATACTGCTTCGAGCAGGACACCTGCATGGTGGTCTCGGGCCGACTCGACCAAGAGTCCAAGGCTGGCCAAATCGGGACCGCGATTCCCGAAGAAGAGCGCGACTACTTCGACCGCGTCTACCGACTCATCGAGGAGGAGCGGCGGGCGACTCACGCCGAGTACGCCAAGCTCTGGCAACAGACCGCCGAAGAGCGCGCGGACGACGACCGCGCGCTCATCGGTCTCGACCCCGTGGGCCGCCGCCAGCTCGACGGCGGCCGGTGGGAGATGCGCGCCGAGCGCGCGGGCGGGACTGTCTCGAAAATCCGGGAGGGCGACGTGGTGCTGGCCAGCGACGGCGACCCCGTGAACGGCCACGCCGAACTCGCCCGCGTCGAACGCTTGGACGAGGAAGTCGTCGTCACGGCGGACGAAGCGGTCGAACTCCGGCGACTTGACGTATACCCCTCGGAACTCTCGGCCGACCGAATGCTGACCGCCCTGCACGACGCCCTGCTGAAGGGCGACCCGCGCCGGAAGGACGTGCTGTTCGGCCGCGAGGACCCCGAATTTTCGGACGAGCGCGAGACGTACATCGACAACAACGAGGCCCAGAACGACGCCGTGAACCTCGCAGTGAACGCCGAGGATTTCGCGCTGGTCCACGGGCCGCCCGGCACGGGCAAGACCTACACCATCGCGCGGACGATTCGCGCCTTGACAGAGCGCGGCAACCGCGTCCTCCTCTCGGCGTTCACGAACCGCGCGGTGGACAACGCGCTCGAAGCGCTCCGCGAACAGGGCTTCGAAGATATCGTCCGCGTCGGTACCGAGAGCGGCGTCCGCGAGGACATGCAGGACCTCCGACTGGAGAAGGCTGGCGACCCCGGCGAGCGCGTCGCGGAGTTGCGCGAGGCCAGCGTCGTCGCGGCGACCACGGCCACCTGCGGGTCCCGAATCATGCGCGAGCAGTCCTTCGACGTGGCCTTGGTGGATGAAGCCTCGCAACTCACGGAACCAGCGACGCTCGCGGCGGTCAACCTCGCCGACCGGTTCGTTCTGGTCGGCGACCACGAGCAGTTACCGCCGGTGGTGCGGACGGATAGCGAGTCGGTCGCCTCGAACGAGGCGAGCGGCGAGGAACGTAGCGACGACCCGCGAGTGACCGACCTCTCGACCTCGCTGTTCGAGCGTCTCATCGACCAGTCGCCCGAGGCGGGCGTCATGCTTGACCGCCAGTACCGGATGGCCCAGCGGATTCAGGCGTTCTCCTCTCGGGAGTTCTATGACGGCGAGTTGCGCCCCGCGTCGGGCGAGGTGGCGGCCCAACAGCTCGCGGACCTGCCCCACGTCGCGGAGACCGACCTCCCCGACGAGTTGCGGAGCAGAGGCGGCGTCTCGTTCGTGGACCCCGACGGCCGCACGGAGGGCAACACCAACCCCGTCGAGGCTGACCGCGTGGCCGAAATCGTCGCGGACTTCCTCGACGCGGGGGTCGAACCCGCCGAAGTCGGCGTCATCGCGCCGTTCCGCGCGCAGGTCGCCGAAATCGGACGCCGGGTCCCTGACGCCGTGACGGTGGACACGGTGGACCGGTTTCAGGGGTCGAGCAAGGAGGTCATCGTGGTCTCGTTCGTCGCCACCGAAACCCTCGACAGCCCCATCTTCGAGGACCACCGCCGGGTGAACGTGGCGCTGACGCGAGCGAAGAAGTCGCTCGTGCTGGTCGGCGACGAAAGTGCCCTGCGGACCGACGACCGCTACGCGCGGATGGTCGAGTGGGCGCAGTAG
- a CDS encoding DUF7501 family protein, producing the protein MSTNATTWTDPNDCPFCGTELRNPGAGFIDHIHENPDCETGFEMWRSNVNDDICAGWSG; encoded by the coding sequence ATGTCAACGAACGCCACGACGTGGACCGACCCGAACGACTGTCCCTTCTGCGGAACCGAACTTCGGAACCCCGGCGCGGGCTTCATCGACCACATTCACGAGAATCCGGACTGCGAAACCGGGTTCGAGATGTGGCGGAGCAACGTCAACGACGACATCTGCGCTGGCTGGTCCGGATAG
- a CDS encoding Cdc6/Cdc18 family protein — MATDDEADRDPLFRYDEPIFADEDLLRISHLPGPNRIVGRDEHMQKVAEALNPAIFGQEPTHLFIFGKTGTGKSLISRSVSKRVENEAEHEDVNVKTAFIDCGEQTTEASVIKTIGRELNDPNETGIKVPQRGLGTGDYYDRLWQIIDICSDVVIVILDEIDMLEDDEVLRKLSRAGENRRVTDSTIGIIGISNKIDFPDELNERVKSSFAHDELVFPPYDAHQLVDILQNRADAFRDSVLSDDAVPLTAALAAQEHGDARKAIDILRNAGRIATKQEDEEVTEEHVYAAKEKTEADRFAELIEGAPTQAKAILLALTLLTENKPRDQFPTQQIYRQYQTIASDLDMDPLSERRVQEILQEQDFLNVINSETKGRGRGRGVHTKHRLLEEPEIVKKVLNRDSRIADLGI; from the coding sequence ATGGCTACCGACGACGAGGCGGACCGCGACCCGCTGTTCCGCTACGACGAGCCGATATTCGCCGACGAGGACCTGCTGCGCATCTCTCATCTCCCCGGCCCGAACCGAATCGTGGGGCGCGACGAACACATGCAGAAGGTGGCTGAAGCCCTCAATCCCGCCATCTTCGGCCAAGAACCGACCCATCTCTTTATCTTCGGCAAGACCGGGACCGGCAAGTCGCTCATCTCCCGGAGCGTCTCCAAGCGTGTCGAGAACGAGGCCGAACACGAAGACGTGAACGTCAAGACCGCCTTCATCGACTGCGGGGAGCAGACCACCGAGGCGTCGGTCATCAAGACCATCGGGCGCGAACTCAACGACCCGAACGAGACCGGCATCAAGGTCCCCCAGCGCGGCCTCGGCACCGGCGACTACTACGACCGACTCTGGCAAATCATCGACATTTGTAGCGATGTGGTCATTGTCATCCTCGACGAGATAGACATGCTGGAGGACGACGAGGTCCTGCGCAAACTCTCACGCGCGGGTGAGAACCGACGGGTCACCGACTCGACTATCGGTATCATCGGTATCTCGAACAAGATAGATTTCCCGGACGAACTCAACGAGCGCGTCAAGTCGAGTTTCGCCCACGACGAACTGGTCTTCCCGCCGTACGACGCCCACCAGCTCGTGGACATCCTCCAGAATCGCGCCGATGCGTTCCGCGACAGCGTCCTCTCGGACGACGCCGTCCCGCTGACTGCCGCCCTCGCCGCCCAAGAACACGGCGACGCCCGGAAGGCAATCGATATCCTGCGAAACGCTGGTCGAATCGCCACCAAGCAGGAAGACGAGGAGGTCACCGAGGAACACGTCTACGCCGCCAAGGAGAAGACCGAGGCCGACCGCTTCGCCGAACTCATCGAGGGCGCGCCGACCCAAGCGAAGGCCATCCTGCTTGCTCTCACGCTCCTGACCGAGAACAAGCCCCGCGACCAGTTCCCAACTCAGCAAATCTACCGCCAGTACCAGACCATCGCGTCGGACCTCGATATGGACCCCCTCTCGGAGCGCCGCGTGCAGGAGATTCTACAGGAACAGGACTTCTTGAACGTCATCAACTCCGAGACGAAGGGCCGGGGTCGGGGGCGCGGCGTCCACACCAAGCACCGACTGCTCGAAGAACCCGAAATCGTCAAGAAAGTTCTGAACCGGGACTCCCGAATCGCGGACCTCGGCATCTGA
- a CDS encoding zinc-dependent metalloprotease, with product MSLYRSVRAIADASGTGPIDWHAVAEAAKASTDPGSIEMSPSEREGYAADVRDARTRVREVSGAEFDVPDTIEVQNRHHWIDANIDTFRRVMEPVEEHGPDIMPGVARTINTGTMSLMLSVLGRNVLGQYDPLLLADGDEHALYFVRPNIERIARELDVDYDRFRRWIAFHEVTHAAEFGAAPWLSEHLETRMESGVDALAQGRLDRDAFEELDAAMTAVEGYAELLMDGAFDDEYADLREKMEARRQGGDPLSRLVRRMLGLGLKRRQYERGKAFFEAVAARRGIEGATVVWDRPENLPTDAELDDPQQWLARVNP from the coding sequence GTGAGTCTCTACCGCAGCGTCCGGGCGATTGCCGATGCCTCCGGAACCGGTCCCATCGACTGGCACGCCGTCGCCGAGGCCGCCAAGGCGTCAACCGACCCCGGTTCGATTGAGATGTCGCCGAGCGAGCGGGAGGGCTACGCGGCCGACGTGCGCGACGCCCGCACCCGCGTCCGCGAGGTCTCCGGCGCGGAGTTCGACGTTCCCGACACCATCGAGGTGCAGAACCGCCACCACTGGATCGACGCGAACATCGACACGTTCCGGCGAGTGATGGAACCCGTCGAGGAACACGGTCCCGACATCATGCCGGGCGTCGCCCGGACCATCAACACCGGAACGATGTCGCTGATGCTGTCGGTGCTGGGCAGGAACGTCCTCGGGCAGTACGACCCGCTTTTGTTAGCAGACGGCGACGAACACGCCCTCTACTTCGTCCGGCCGAACATCGAGCGCATCGCCCGCGAACTCGACGTGGACTACGACCGATTCCGGCGCTGGATAGCCTTCCACGAAGTCACGCACGCCGCGGAGTTCGGCGCGGCCCCGTGGCTTTCCGAGCACCTCGAAACCCGCATGGAGTCGGGCGTCGATGCGCTGGCGCAGGGCCGCCTCGACCGCGACGCCTTTGAGGAACTGGACGCCGCCATGACCGCCGTCGAGGGATACGCCGAACTCCTGATGGACGGCGCGTTCGACGACGAGTACGCCGACCTCCGCGAGAAGATGGAGGCCCGACGGCAGGGCGGCGACCCGCTCTCGCGGCTCGTCCGCCGGATGCTCGGACTCGGCCTGAAACGTCGCCAATACGAGCGCGGCAAGGCGTTCTTCGAGGCGGTCGCCGCTCGGCGCGGTATCGAGGGCGCGACGGTCGTCTGGGACCGCCCAGAGAATTTGCCCACCGACGCAGAGCTTGACGACCCCCAGCAGTGGCTCGCTCGCGTGAACCCCTGA
- a CDS encoding cob(I)yrinic acid a,c-diamide adenosyltransferase: MKIYTGRGDEGQTDLRDMSRVSKASPRIEAYGTVDEVNALVGRVRPTGHDDVDGHLREIQNHLHVVQADFANPDPDEDDPAVREEHVEQLEEWMDAYDEELAPLESFILPGGGDAGARLHHARTVCRRAERRAVALEAEEDINAIAVTYLNRLSDALFVLGRVVNQRENVPEESPTY, encoded by the coding sequence ATGAAGATTTACACTGGTCGCGGTGACGAGGGCCAGACCGACCTTCGAGACATGTCGCGCGTCTCGAAGGCCAGCCCGCGAATCGAGGCCTACGGCACGGTAGACGAGGTGAACGCGCTCGTCGGGCGCGTCCGCCCGACCGGCCACGACGACGTGGACGGCCACCTCCGGGAGATACAGAACCACCTCCATGTCGTGCAGGCGGACTTCGCCAACCCCGACCCGGACGAAGACGACCCCGCGGTCCGCGAGGAACACGTCGAGCAGTTGGAGGAGTGGATGGACGCCTACGACGAGGAACTCGCACCGCTCGAATCGTTCATCCTGCCCGGCGGCGGCGACGCTGGCGCGCGACTCCACCACGCCCGGACGGTCTGTCGCCGCGCCGAGCGCCGCGCCGTCGCGCTTGAAGCCGAAGAAGATATCAACGCCATCGCCGTCACCTACCTCAATCGACTGTCGGACGCGCTGTTCGTTCTCGGGCGCGTCGTCAACCAGCGCGAGAACGTGCCCGAAGAGTCGCCGACGTACTGA
- a CDS encoding glutaredoxin family protein, producing MSVILYALDGCPYCEKVHDSLDDHGVEYETEWVEALHSERDEVKRVSGQRGVPVLVDEGRGVTMAESDKIVEYVETSLA from the coding sequence ATGTCCGTAATCCTGTACGCGCTCGACGGCTGTCCGTACTGCGAGAAAGTCCACGACTCGCTCGACGACCACGGCGTCGAGTACGAGACCGAGTGGGTCGAAGCGCTTCACTCCGAGCGCGACGAGGTCAAGCGCGTTAGCGGTCAGCGCGGCGTTCCGGTCCTCGTGGACGAGGGGCGTGGCGTGACGATGGCCGAGAGCGACAAAATCGTGGAGTACGTCGAGACCTCGCTGGCCTGA
- a CDS encoding DUF7838 family putative zinc beta-ribbon protein: MAQELDHDCPQCGTERTFYRTASTTLHLGEKTKWGCPECDFRFVRIDGDIDSAQA; this comes from the coding sequence ATGGCTCAGGAACTCGACCACGACTGTCCCCAGTGTGGCACCGAGCGGACGTTCTACCGCACCGCGAGCACCACGCTCCACCTCGGCGAGAAAACCAAGTGGGGCTGTCCGGAGTGTGACTTCCGGTTCGTTCGCATCGACGGCGACATCGACTCGGCCCAAGCCTGA
- the thrS gene encoding threonine--tRNA ligase, with protein sequence MSQITVVLPDGSELELEEGATVEDAAFEIGPGLGRDTVAGVVNGDLVDKASALPDGAKLEIVTPSSDEYRDVLRHSAAHVFAQALQRLHPEASLTIGPWTDDGFYYDIYGVELEEEDLEAIEDEAYDIIEEDLDIERFERSREEAFEVYEDNRFKREILDDEAADEESISFYEQGEFEDLCKGPHVESTGEIGGFALLSISGAYWRGDEENEMLTRVYGTAFESEAELEEFLERREEAEERDHRKIGREMDLFSIPDHSPGCAHYHPNGMTIRRELEDYIRSKNDELGYDEVWTPELNKAELWKPTGHYDTFKEAGEMFAWEQDDTEYGLKPMNCANHAHVFDDHQYSYRDLPVRFSEFGTCYRNEQSGELSGLLRVRGFTQDDGHAFIRKDQIRGEILSVLDVIDEIYGHFDLDVQYKLETKGEDAVGSDEIWEQATGALKDALSSEGLDYDVEEGEAAFYGPKIGINAVDAIGREWTIGTVQLDFNIPERLDLSYTGEDNNEHRPVMVHRALLGTFERFMGIIIEHFKGNFPTWLAPEQVRILPVSDDNIGYAKQLQNRYLGDFRVEIEDRSWTVGKKIQQAHDDNVPYMLVVGDNEEEAGTISVRDREERERDDVAVEAFRDHLAEEIESKAIEPNFLD encoded by the coding sequence ATGAGCCAGATTACGGTCGTCCTTCCCGACGGTTCGGAACTCGAACTGGAGGAGGGGGCCACGGTCGAAGACGCGGCGTTCGAAATCGGTCCCGGTCTCGGCCGCGACACCGTCGCGGGGGTCGTGAACGGCGACCTCGTGGACAAAGCAAGCGCGCTTCCCGACGGCGCGAAACTGGAAATCGTCACGCCCTCCAGCGACGAGTACCGGGACGTGCTTCGCCACTCGGCGGCCCACGTCTTCGCACAGGCGCTCCAGCGTCTCCATCCCGAAGCGAGCCTAACCATCGGCCCGTGGACCGACGACGGGTTCTACTACGACATCTACGGCGTCGAACTCGAAGAGGAAGACCTCGAAGCCATCGAGGACGAAGCCTACGACATCATCGAGGAGGATCTCGACATCGAGCGATTCGAGCGCTCGCGCGAGGAGGCCTTCGAGGTCTACGAGGACAACCGATTCAAGCGCGAGATTCTGGACGACGAGGCCGCCGACGAGGAGTCCATTTCGTTCTACGAGCAGGGCGAGTTCGAGGACCTGTGTAAAGGACCGCACGTCGAGTCCACCGGCGAAATCGGCGGGTTCGCGCTGCTGTCTATCTCCGGTGCCTACTGGCGCGGCGACGAGGAAAACGAGATGCTGACCCGCGTCTACGGGACGGCCTTCGAGAGCGAGGCCGAACTGGAGGAGTTCCTCGAACGCAGAGAGGAGGCCGAGGAGCGCGACCACCGGAAAATCGGTCGAGAGATGGACCTGTTCTCCATCCCCGACCACTCGCCGGGATGCGCACACTACCACCCCAACGGGATGACCATCCGGCGCGAGTTGGAGGACTACATTCGGTCGAAGAACGACGAGTTGGGCTACGACGAGGTTTGGACGCCGGAACTCAACAAGGCCGAACTCTGGAAGCCGACGGGCCACTACGACACGTTCAAGGAAGCGGGCGAGATGTTCGCGTGGGAGCAGGACGACACCGAGTACGGCCTGAAGCCGATGAACTGCGCGAACCACGCCCACGTCTTCGACGACCACCAGTATTCGTACCGGGACCTGCCGGTTCGCTTCTCGGAGTTCGGCACCTGCTACCGCAACGAGCAGTCCGGCGAACTCTCCGGTCTCCTGCGGGTCCGCGGGTTCACGCAGGACGACGGCCACGCCTTCATCCGAAAGGACCAGATTCGCGGCGAGATTCTGTCGGTCCTCGACGTTATCGACGAAATCTACGGCCACTTCGACCTCGACGTGCAGTACAAGTTGGAGACGAAGGGCGAGGACGCGGTCGGAAGCGACGAAATCTGGGAGCAGGCGACCGGCGCGCTGAAAGACGCCCTCTCCTCGGAAGGTCTCGACTACGACGTCGAAGAGGGCGAGGCCGCGTTCTACGGGCCGAAAATCGGCATCAACGCCGTGGACGCAATCGGCCGGGAGTGGACCATCGGCACGGTCCAACTGGACTTCAACATTCCCGAGCGACTGGACTTGAGCTACACCGGCGAGGACAACAACGAACACCGCCCGGTGATGGTCCACCGCGCGCTTCTGGGAACCTTCGAGCGATTCATGGGCATCATCATCGAACACTTCAAGGGGAACTTCCCGACGTGGCTCGCCCCCGAGCAGGTTCGCATCCTGCCCGTGAGCGACGACAACATCGGCTACGCGAAACAGCTTCAGAACCGGTATCTGGGCGACTTCCGGGTCGAAATCGAGGACCGGTCGTGGACGGTCGGCAAGAAGATTCAGCAGGCCCACGACGACAACGTGCCCTACATGCTCGTCGTCGGCGACAACGAGGAAGAGGCTGGAACCATCTCGGTGCGTGACCGCGAGGAGCGCGAGCGCGACGACGTGGCAGTCGAGGCGTTCCGCGACCACCTCGCCGAGGAAATCGAAAGCAAGGCCATCGAGCCGAACTTCCTCGATTAA
- a CDS encoding class I SAM-dependent methyltransferase, with product MRELALDDLPKHSPWPARILDPEGADDDAEYGGTGVSAYDEVYANLHGLLESNPETGFRELQRSANRYAEESPVPISRAEELYLVDVDEKQTLQDEALVASLAGTLDGGETVVSLGCGWGYELGVLAAAYPDCEFVGGDPAENGVALGRALFGDRERIRIEPFDFRDETWDLLEGVLAERDPDDVVVFTQGSLTALPSVRDIVTETLAGYADRVREGVHLEHVYELHPEETLLGLLRRGYTDLRDYNDDLLTSLRVAEGIEVSSATYDVVGGNPLHPLSEIRWE from the coding sequence ATGCGCGAACTCGCCCTCGACGACCTGCCCAAGCACTCGCCGTGGCCCGCCCGCATCCTCGACCCCGAGGGCGCGGACGACGACGCCGAGTACGGCGGAACCGGCGTCTCGGCCTACGACGAGGTGTACGCCAACCTGCACGGACTCCTCGAATCGAACCCCGAGACGGGATTCCGAGAGCTACAGCGGTCCGCGAATCGCTACGCCGAGGAGAGTCCCGTCCCAATTTCACGGGCCGAGGAACTCTATCTCGTAGACGTGGACGAGAAGCAGACGCTACAGGACGAGGCGCTGGTGGCCTCGCTCGCGGGGACGCTCGACGGCGGCGAGACGGTCGTCTCGCTCGGCTGTGGCTGGGGGTACGAACTCGGCGTCCTCGCGGCGGCCTACCCCGACTGCGAGTTCGTCGGGGGCGACCCCGCCGAAAACGGCGTCGCGCTCGGCCGGGCGCTATTCGGTGACAGAGAGCGCATCCGAATCGAGCCGTTCGACTTCCGAGACGAGACGTGGGACCTGCTGGAGGGCGTGTTGGCCGAGCGCGACCCCGACGACGTGGTGGTGTTCACGCAGGGGTCGCTGACCGCGCTCCCGAGCGTGCGGGACATCGTGACCGAGACGCTGGCGGGGTACGCCGACCGCGTGCGCGAGGGCGTCCACCTCGAACACGTCTACGAACTCCATCCCGAGGAAACTCTGTTGGGACTGCTCCGCCGAGGCTACACCGACCTGCGGGACTACAACGACGACCTGCTGACCTCGTTGCGGGTCGCGGAGGGTATCGAGGTGTCGAGCGCGACCTACGACGTGGTCGGCGGGAACCCGCTCCATCCCCTTTCGGAAATTCGGTGGGAGTGA
- a CDS encoding response regulator, which yields MAPTLLIVDDSDFQRTMVRQAVEDDFEVVAEAANGVEAVEQYETHQPDAVTMDIMMPEMNGVEATSQIKGSEDPPVIVMVTSVDQQSKMKQAVKAGADSYVTKPFEPEDVKAELASVL from the coding sequence ATGGCACCTACCTTGTTAATCGTGGACGACAGCGACTTCCAGCGCACGATGGTCCGCCAAGCGGTCGAGGACGACTTCGAGGTCGTCGCGGAGGCCGCCAACGGCGTCGAGGCGGTCGAACAGTACGAGACTCACCAACCCGACGCGGTCACCATGGACATCATGATGCCCGAGATGAACGGCGTCGAGGCGACCTCCCAAATAAAGGGAAGCGAGGACCCGCCGGTCATCGTGATGGTGACGAGCGTGGACCAGCAGAGCAAGATGAAACAGGCCGTCAAGGCTGGTGCGGACAGCTACGTCACCAAGCCCTTCGAACCGGAGGACGTGAAGGCCGAACTCGCGTCGGTCCTCTGA
- the gcvPB gene encoding aminomethyl-transferring glycine dehydrogenase subunit GcvPB — translation MNYDQARWTDGEVKSGEDAEGQYEPLLSEKNSAEVEVEAPLPDELTRDSVELPDLEEPQLARHYTRLSQMNYGVESGPYPLGSCTMKYNPKFTEDVAALPSAGVHHDRSDRSLQGTLGLMHGLQDYLADIGGMDAVSLQPPAGAAGEFTGILVAKAFHEHNGEGDQRDEIIVPDSAHGTNFASAALAGYEVVELPSGDDGRVDLEALEAAASDRTALFMLTNPNTLGLFERDIEEIAETIHDAGGLLYYDGANLNALLGQARPGDMGFDIMHYNVHKTFATPHGGGGPGAGPVGVVSDLAEFLPAPRVREASEGDGSFERFDPESTIGKVHGFEGNWLVLVKTYAYIARLGDAGLADAAEKAVLNANYLASQVDYDVPFEPFHHEFVASAGDQDAADVAKRMLDYGVHPPTTKWPEIVSEALMTEPTEIESKDTLDQLADAFNRVAAEDDETLADAPNRTTARRIDQTSAARNLRLSWQSLDGDEE, via the coding sequence ATGAACTACGACCAAGCGCGTTGGACCGACGGCGAGGTAAAGAGCGGCGAAGATGCAGAGGGGCAGTACGAACCGCTCCTCTCCGAGAAAAACAGCGCGGAAGTCGAGGTCGAGGCGCCCCTGCCCGACGAGTTGACCCGCGACAGCGTCGAACTGCCCGACCTCGAAGAACCGCAACTCGCGCGCCACTATACGCGACTCTCTCAGATGAACTACGGCGTCGAGTCCGGGCCGTACCCCCTCGGAAGCTGTACGATGAAGTACAACCCGAAGTTCACCGAGGACGTGGCCGCGCTCCCGAGCGCGGGAGTCCACCACGACCGCTCGGACCGAAGTTTGCAAGGGACGCTCGGCCTGATGCACGGCCTGCAGGACTATCTCGCTGACATCGGCGGGATGGACGCCGTAAGTCTCCAACCCCCGGCGGGCGCGGCGGGAGAGTTCACCGGTATCTTGGTCGCCAAGGCGTTCCACGAACACAACGGCGAGGGCGACCAGCGCGACGAGATCATCGTCCCCGACAGCGCCCACGGCACCAACTTCGCCAGCGCCGCGCTCGCGGGCTACGAGGTCGTAGAACTGCCCTCGGGCGACGACGGCCGGGTGGACCTCGAAGCCCTCGAAGCCGCGGCGAGCGACCGGACCGCGCTGTTCATGCTCACGAACCCCAACACGCTGGGGCTGTTCGAGCGCGACATCGAGGAGATAGCTGAGACCATCCACGACGCTGGCGGTCTGCTCTACTACGACGGCGCGAACCTCAACGCTCTGCTGGGACAGGCCCGGCCGGGCGACATGGGTTTCGACATCATGCACTACAACGTCCACAAGACGTTCGCAACGCCCCACGGCGGCGGCGGACCGGGCGCTGGCCCGGTCGGGGTCGTCTCGGACCTCGCGGAGTTCCTGCCCGCTCCTCGGGTGCGTGAGGCAAGCGAGGGCGACGGCAGCTTCGAACGCTTCGATCCCGAATCGACCATCGGCAAGGTCCATGGCTTCGAGGGCAACTGGCTCGTCCTCGTCAAGACCTACGCCTACATCGCGCGCCTCGGCGACGCTGGTCTCGCTGACGCCGCCGAGAAGGCAGTCCTCAACGCCAACTACCTCGCCAGTCAGGTGGACTACGACGTGCCCTTCGAGCCGTTCCACCACGAGTTCGTCGCCAGCGCGGGCGACCAAGACGCCGCGGACGTGGCCAAGCGCATGCTCGACTACGGCGTCCACCCGCCGACGACGAAGTGGCCCGAAATCGTCTCGGAGGCGCTGATGACCGAACCGACCGAAATCGAGAGCAAGGACACCTTGGACCAACTCGCCGACGCGTTCAACCGAGTCGCCGCGGAGGACGACGAGACGCTGGCGGACGCGCCGAACCGGACCACGGCGCGGCGCATCGACCAGACCAGCGCCGCGCGGAATCTCCGGTTGTCGTGGCAGTCGCTCGACGGCGACGAAGAGTAG